A DNA window from Enoplosus armatus isolate fEnoArm2 chromosome 9, fEnoArm2.hap1, whole genome shotgun sequence contains the following coding sequences:
- the LOC139289652 gene encoding rano class II histocompatibility antigen, A beta chain-like, with the protein MIGLYFLCKLAVSAVLLCTTPSGGYVCQMIYDCEYGDNITDVVFFVKNLFNKQLCTMYDSRVGKYVGFGEYGMKNADHYNSQVWKMVLRKSQVETLCRYNARLFRRSTLDRHVPPIVKVHQKKPADYGERSMLECSVWVFFPQEVRVSWLRDGVEVTTDVSSSDVLADGDWSFQLHSYLEFTPRRGERVSCRVDHVSLKESLEVDWDTFALDAKYLKMAVGIIFFFMGFAAAVGGAVYYWWKQRFEFSPLPRQGQTSPCHLSE; encoded by the exons ATGATTGGactttattttctgtgtaaacTCGCAGTCTCTGCTGTTTTGCTCTGCACTACACCATCAG GCGGCTATGTATGTCAGATGATATATGACTGTGAGTATGGGGACAACATCACGGACGTGGTCTTCTTTGTGAAAAACTTATTCAACAAGCAGCTTTGTACCATGTATGACTCTCGGGTTGGGAAGTATGTTGGCTTTGGAGAATATGGCATGAAAAATGCAGACCATTATAACAGTCAGGTTTGGAAAATGGTCTTAAGGAAAAGTCAAGTGGAGACTCTTTGCAGATACAACGCAAGATTATTCAGACGGAGCACACTGGATAGACATG TGCCTCCGATTGTCAAGGTCCATCAGAAGAAGCCAGCTGACTACGGGGAGCGGTCCATGCTAGAGTGCAgcgtttgggttttttttcctcaggaaGTGAGGGTGAGCTGGCTGAGGGACGGGGTGGAGGTCACCACCGATGTGTCGTCTTCAGATGTCCTGGCCGACGGGGACTGGAGCTTCCAGCTTCACTCGTACCTGGAGTTCACACCcagaagaggggagagggtgaGCTGCAGGGTGGACCACGTCAGCCTGAAAGAGAGCCTGGAGGTGGACTGGG ACACGTTTGCACTGGATGCTAAATACCTGAAGATGGCTGTGGGGATCATCTTCTTCTTTATGGGTTTCGCTGCAGCTGTTGGAGGAGCAGTTTATTATTGGTGGAAACAGAG GTTTGAGTTCAGCCCATTACCCAGACAAGGACAAACTTCTCCATGTCATCTTTCAGAATGA
- the LOC139289653 gene encoding H-2 class II histocompatibility antigen, A-U alpha chain-like has translation MNLFPVLLVVCLPKCSQGKHLLRFLTFCQRDMKGDGQYDIEFDGDQLLYVDPFTYQAVPRLPEFVEQWTPDPGLAKDTYVSLGTCQYNIPRAIKGEHNPPEVIVSPTSMIYPKQEMELGVPNTLICFVSDFHPPVVDITWTRNGQPVDQSEVSQTQYYSNSDFSFRISSYLDFTPQESDIYSCSVGHVSLQVPLTKFWEAEVHTDQQVVETAVCVCGVILGLIGVVTGLWFIMKANKSCQA, from the exons ATGAATCTGTTCCCAGTGCTGCTGGTTGTTTGTCTTCCAAAATGCAGTCAAG GTAAACACTTGCTTCGCTTTTTGACCTTCTGTCAGAGGGACATGAAGGGAGACGGCCAGTATGATATTGAATTTGACGGCGATCAGCTCCTCTACGTTGACCCTTTCACCTATCAGGCAGTCCCGCGTCTGCCAGAGTTTGTGGAGCAGTGGACCCCTGATCCTGGACTGGCCAAAGACACATACGTGTCCTTGGGAACCTGCCAGTACAACATCCCACGTGCCATAAAGGGAGAACACAATCCTCCAGAGGTCATAG TCAGTCCAACCTCAATGATCTACCCAAAGCAGGAGATGGAACTCGGGGTCCCCAACACCCTCATCTGCTTTGTCAGTGACTTCCATCCGCCTGTAGTGGACATCACCTGGACCAGGAACGGGCAGCCCGTGGACCAGAGCGAGGTCAGCCAGACTCAGTACTACTCCAACAGCGACTTCAGCTTCCGCATCTCGTCCTACCTGGACTTCACTCCGCAGGAGAGCGACATCTACTCCTGCAGCGTGGGCCACGTCAGCCTGCAGGTGCCTCTCACCAAGTTCTGGG agGCTGAAGTACACACAGACCAGCAGGTTGTggagacagcagtgtgtgtttgcggtgTGATCCTGGGGCTGATTGGAGTTGTCACAGGACTCTGGTTCATCATGAAAGCCAACAAGTCCTGCCAGGCGTAA